The Pedobacter ginsengisoli region TAATTAACCATTCCAGTTTCGTTACTTGGTAAATTTCCGAATCCAATTGTATTAGACATACTCCGTGAATACAATTCATTCTTTATTTCACTGAAATAAGCGTCAAAGTTCAGATCAGCTTTACCTTTAAACAAGCTAAAATCTAAGCCCAAATTATACATTTCCCTTGATTTCGGCTTAAGATCCGGATTGGGTATTGATCCAAAATCAACACCTATACTCTGCTGGTTATTATAATTACTACCAATGTTATATTTACCATAAATGCTCTGTAAGCTTCCTGTTGGGGTGATGTTCTTTCCCCAACTAAGTCTGATTGATCCACTATTTAACCAATCCAGATTAGACATCCAGTTCTCCTTACCAAAATTCCAACGTAAACCAATAGATGGGTTTTTGGAATATGGATTATCTAAGCCACTTGAAGATGTTCCATCAATACGATATGCCAAATCAAGTATGTATTTTCGCATAAAGTCATAGGAAGCTGAAGCCCAAAAAGAAGCTAATTTGGCACGATTATAACTTAAAACACCTCCCCCTCTTGAACTGTAAGCATCAAAGCCCAGAGGTCCTTGAAACTGATCATTAGGGGTACGTGCTTGTCTGATCGCTGAAGTCTGCCCTCGCTGTTCATTAATGTCATTAGCCACCGATACATATAAGCTGTGTTTTTCTTTGAATGTGACATTATAGTTAAGCATATTTCTATTATACAATGAAGTGCTTCTTCCATTAAATCCATATACCTGTGAAAATTGGTTATTGGCTGCCGCGGGGGTAAAGGTATCTTCGATATCAGAAGAGAAACTATAATTTACGGTTGATACAAGCTTCAATCCTGGCAATATGCTGTATTCCGCATCAATGCTGGTCCTGATATTTCGGGTGGCATTGTCATTTAGGGTTTCTAAAGCCGAAACCACTCCTCCAGAAGACTGATAAAATGACGGCCCGGGAAGTAATGACGAAGCCTGAGCATTATCGGCTACTCCGCGCTGAAGAAACCCAAGGCCATCACCCTTTTGCTGCTTACCTATCCCACCAGAAAGAAATGTAGTAAACCTGAAACGATCATTAGGTCTGAGTTCTGCATTCATGTTTAGGGTGTATCTGCTGAATCCAGTGTTCTTTAGAATACCTTTATTGGCAAAGTATCCCATATTTGCTTTGTAATTGAATTTCTCATCACCACCATCAATGGCCAGGTTGTGTGTTTGGTTATAAGTAGTACGGTAGAATATGGATTGCCAGTTTGTTGAATTGTTATAGTAATTATTCAAACTGTCAGACAATAATGGTGTTTTTGAAATTCGAATGATATCATCAAAACTTAAGGCATTGCCATAAATCTGCTGCAGTTTTACTGCCCGTTCGTCATTTCCACCTAACGTTTTTCTTAATGCAGGAGGTGTACTCACAAAAAAGTTATTGGTGTACCTGACACGTGGGATTTTGGAATGGCCTCTTTTAGTGTTAATGATAATTACTCCATAGGCCGCCCTGGAACCATACAAAGCGGTTGCTTGTGCATCACGTAATATTTCAATACTTTCAACATCTTCCTGAGGAATAAGTGACAAGGGACTAATACCAGGCCCTTGAAGGTCAAATCCCATCTCAGAAGCTTTATCCGCATCGATAGGGATCCCATCAATCACATAAAGCGGAGAAGTTGGCTGCAGAAACGTTTCATTATTTGAGTTTGATACTTGTAAAGTAGATAATCCCCGCAGCTGTGTAGTTCCTCTAAATCCAGGAGCTCCAGTATTATTTTGAATATTCAGTCCGGGTACTTTTCCTTGTAAAAGTTGTTCAATATTTGCAACGGGAACATCTTGCAGTTCCTCTGCTTTCACTGTAAAAGAAGAACCTGTGGTGAGCTCCTTAGATCGTGCCACGAAACCTCGCACCACTACCTCATCCATATTTTGAGTTAGTTCCTTAAGTTTTATGCTAAGATTCAATTGCTCAACACTAACTTTTAGTTTTTGGGGACGATACCCAATATATCTAAACTCAACAGTAATTCCTACAGGGAGATCCACGCTGAAATGCCCTTTTCCATCACTAAAGCCAACGGTTTTGGACGGATTTCCTGTTACCAGGGATACTGAGGGAACTGGTTGTTTTGTTCCCTCATCAATTACAATCCCCTTAAGCTTAACGTTCTTAGTTTGTGCTTTAAGGTTTGGGGATATAAGTCCTATACAAACTAATACCCCTAAAATTATTTTTATTTTCATATACATATCAGGTATTAGATTTATTCATCTTCAAATTTTGGATTGTCGTTACGGAATTGAAAAACAATTTCCCAGTCTCCTTCCCTATAAATATTAAAGTCCAGGCCTATCGTTCCTACTTGTCTGGCGCCTCCAAAGCCCAATCTGGAATAACTAAAGTTTACATTAGCTTTTCCCCCACTGGCATATGGAGTAGCGATATTAACTAAGGGGATAGGATAAGCAACATCGTACTGTACATACTCCTTAGTCATTTCACGATTAAATCCGTGTATCAACTGATCCCATTTAGTTTCGTTGAACTTTGCAGGATTAATAGCTACTGCATCTTTATCCAAAAACTTGAAGCGCAGCGAGTGCCCATTACCCCCAGAAAATGGCCTGATGTATACAGCCACATCACCGGATGATAATTCTTTTCTGATACTTTTTCCGATGATATTAGATAAACGCGAAGGACGAATGTAATCCAGTTTATTAAAGGGATCCAGGAAATCAACCGGGTTCTTTGCTATTTTCCCTGTGTAGGGATTAAAGTCTGAAGAAGGCTCATAAGGTCGTTCACGCCATAGTTTAAGCTCTAAATCTTTAACGATCACCTCGCCTCCGACATTAGAAACTTTCACATCAAAATAGCGACGGTTCTGTGGAAAATTAGTGCTATCAGCTTTTCTTGCTTCGACAAGATCATCAGTAGCTGATGACCATAAAATCAACTGACCGGAAGTACGAACCTCAAACAATGGCTTGAGTTCTTTTTTTCTTTTACTATTGATTTCTTCCAGGCTTTTTTCTTTTCCATCATAGGCGGCAGTCCAAACCCATACTTCCTTTGTTTTAAACAGGTCGGTCATTGGTCTACCATCACCAAAACGTGCATTCACGATGCTGAAGGTCAAAGGCTGGGTAGAATTATCTGCATTTAAAGTTCCCATTAATGCTGTCCGGCCCAGTACAGGCTCATAGAATTTTGAACCGTAACTGATATTATTACTGATATATTCCTTTTCGGCAGGCACCTCAAATAACTTTTTGCAACCTGATAAGGATAAAATAAAAGGCACAGCAATTAGCAACCAATTGCCTTTCCTTTTTAAAACACGATGAATATTATGATTGAAACACATTTCTTTAAATTGAATTTTTGATCTGTTTATAGTTTAAAGCCCAGGACATATTCAGCTATTTGTAGCTCTATTCCGCTTCCGTTATTTTCTGTAATGTTCAACCGATAATGCTTATAGGCTTTGGTATTTTCAAACCGGTAAACTTTCTGCAGAAAAAACTCAGGAAAATTCTGATTGCTTTGTTGATCTAGCATTTCCCAATTCAGCATATCCTGTGACCCTTGAAGGTTCCAGGCTTTTGGATTCCTCCCGGGATTATCATTTGCTGAACTCAATGCGTATGCATTACATATGCGAGGAACTGAAAATTCAATATTTGACCAAAAAGGTTTTGTCTGTAAGGCAGTAGGGTTAAAGAATTTCGTGGTTACCGATCCATCCACCATAAAATAAGATTTTTCTGGGTAGGGTTTATCCGGTGCTTCCGCTGAAACAGTTTGCTTACCCCCATACATTTGAATGTAATTTTTAGGAGGAAAAGTTAAGGTGAAACGCTTTACAAAATCTTGAAACCCTGCAATATGATCTTGACTGATGGTATGCACAACACCATTTGTGGTCAGAATATTCGAAGAACTTGTGCTTGTGGTTGCCCAATTGCGTTGGAACTGACTCCATTTGGTATCGCTGTAGTTAATGGTTTTAGGCCCCCCATTCTGAAAACCAGAAGTAGCGGCAGTCGTTAGTCTCGCATTCATTTGGTATCCATACCTTACCCCACTTAAAAGCAATCCATCTTGATTCTGCATAGAATCAGTTGGATATTTACCACGCATAATGTATTGTGTAATAATGGTATCCAACTGGATATAATCCATGTTGGATAAATTTAATGGAGACTTCCCCGCGATTTTCCGGGTATTATTTAGATTATTAACCGCCAAACGAAAACTATTATTAGTAACGGCAAATACAGTGATACTACTATCATTGAGTGTTTGCTTTAGGCCCAAACGATCAATAACCAAAACCATCGAGTCAAATATGCCTTTCTTGCTTTTCAGGTAATCATAAGTATTTACCGGAACCGTCTGACTCAATGCCTCGTGATCGTAAAATCCAGCATCTCTTTGGCAGGCAATGATGCTGATTGCAGTCAATCCAATCAGGAAAAGTTGCTTTCTAAAATGATTAATTCCCATTATTTCCAATATTGATTTTGAGTTAATAATTTATTTTGTTGAAGTAGTTCTTCGGACACAGGCCAGTATATACCTCCTGTTTTGATCAGTTCAGTAAAGACACTATTATTTTGCCTGATCTTATTGTAGCGTACCTGATCAAACCAGTAATGTCCCTCGCCTATCAGTTCCCTTTTTCGTTCCTTAAAAATGGCATCAATCACCAGTCCGTTGGTTACTTCACTATAATTAGGGAGCCCTCTACTTGACCTGATGGTATTTAAATCGTTTATGGCGCCTTGTCGATCACCTAATACGGAACTGGCCTCGGCACGCAGCAGGTAGATATCCTCTAGTCGTGTAAAAAGCGCGATGCTAGAAAAGAAGCTGAATTTAGCATCGGTAGTTGAGGTGGAGGCAGAGCCTGCCATAATCACCTTGATCTTACTAAAGATCGGATACCTGCCATCGAAATTGTAAAAGTAACGGTCGGTTGTTGGCCGGCCAAGCGTATCCAGGCCGAAACGTGTATCCTTCTTTTCATTAAAAGTGTTAAGAATTGAATCCTTCGACATATAGATATCAGGGATTGCTTTATTTACGAATGGAAAGGCCAGTGTAAGTTCTTCTATGTGGCCCGACATTCCACCCTCTCCATGTTCATAAACAGAATTAAAACCCAATAAATGGCCCTGTCTTTTAGATGAAAAAAATCCGTTGGAGCTGGTTAAGCTGTTCACATCAGTAAGGGTAATTTCGGCACTACCAATCTCATTAATTACTTTAGTTGCATTACTGGCCACCTTGATGTAATCGCCTTGCCAGGCAGCAATATGTGCTAAAACTGCATAAGCAGAGATGCGTCGAACCAATGAGCCTGTCCATCGGCCATGGTTTTCACCATAATAAAGCCCCGGTTGTTTGGGATCATTTTCGCCATATTTATTTGGCAATACATTCACTACTCCCAGTATTTCTTTCTCTGCCCAGGCTAATACCTCAGCACCGCTATTTTGTGCTCTGTTTTCGAAACTGCCATCGTGTGATGAAATGATAAGTGGTACATTTCCCCATATGCGCACCATATAGAAATAGGCAAAAGCTCTGAGAACGCGCGCCTGAGCAATATCAATTTCCATATTACTAGCCGTGTAGCGTAAGTCGGCCTTTTTTACATCGCGCACCCTTTCCAGGAAGATATTGGCTGCATTAATTACCGCATACCATCTGCGCCAGTTGGAAAGCTGGTCTAATGTTTTATACGAGGCAGTAAGACGATTATCAATAACTGCCTTGAGGTCTTGTCTGGTGGGACTAACGAATTGCTTTCCTCTAACGTCGCCATAAATCCAGTGGGCATTATTCTCGACCATCGCGGCACGTGTTAATCCATAAATGCCTAATAATGCGGCCCGGGTATCCTCCAGTTTATTCCACATATTGACCTCAGCAACTGCTCTGGTAGATTTAACATCTACGACCTTCTTGCAGCTGCCCATCAGCATTAAAATGATAGCCACACCTATTGCAAGCGCACTTTTAACAGGATTATAGTTCTTATGATTTAAATTTCTTTTCATGATTATAAGTTCATTTTTAATCCAAGGGTATAAGTTCTGGGAATAGGTAATCCATATCCGGTATCATAACCGGTGTAGGGAACCAGTTCTGGATCCCGTCCCTTATATCCAGTTATGGTAAAAAGATTAGTCGCCATAGCATATACATAAAGGCTTTTGATTTTTCCTTTGCCCAGTGCAGATGTGAGATCATAGCCTAATGAAAGTGTCCGCATTTTAACAAAGGATGCATTTTCAAGAAACAAGTTTTGATCAATTCGATACGGAATCACGCTGCTCCAAGGGTTGTAAAGCGGATAATCATTTCTGTCCCCCTTCTTTTCCCAAAATGTGATCTCTTTTACTGACTCTAAAGTTTGCTCTCCGTCCCGATTGATAAAATCCAGAGTGTTGGCCATCTGTTGATTCATCAAACTGCGCCCCAGGTTGAAGTAGAGATTCATATTCAATGACCACTTTCCGTATTTGAAATCATTATTAAGACCACCAACCACTACAGGTTGATTATGACCATATAGTGTCTTATCAGTATTATTTATCTTGTTGTCTCCATTCTGATCTTTCCATTTAGGATCTCCCGCCTGCATTGTGGTTCCTGTATATTGCATAGGCACACCATTTACAGATGGTATTTCGGTAACAGAATTATACACACCTTCATTAGTAAGCAACCAATACCTATCTACAGACTCACCAACCCTTAAAAGACTATTGCCAATTATGATTTCATTTAGTCCACCTGGAAGCGCCAGCAATTTATTGGCATTGTAACTGATGTTAAGGGAAGGTGTCCACGAAAACCCACCACTACCAGATTGAAAAGCGGCATAACTTAATAATAGTTCTGCGCCTTTATTATTCACCGACATGCCTGGTTCAATGGATGTTTTATACCCATATTCAGCATGAGCCGGTATTCCCAATAACTGTTTTTTATCTGTTTTGGTGTATAAGTCTAAACTACCCTGCAATCGATTGTTATTTATACCGAAATCAATTCCAAAATTCAACTGATCAGTGTAAGCCCAGGGTATGCCATAACCTACCCAGCCAAAATTGTAAGGACGTGCAAGTGTTGCAAAGCCATTAAAGCCCGGTATAGTTACATTCCCAGTATATCCGATGTCTGCTGTGTACTGAGGACCTTGTCCAAAATTATCATAAGTGTTTAGTTTACCTAAACGACCAGCGCTCAGCCTCAAGCTTAATGATGAAACATTTTCCGACGCTGATAACAAATCGTTTTTGATGTTCCAACCTGCTGATAACACGGGCGAAAAGAACCATCTGCTGGTAGGCTGGGCATTTGAAGAAGCATCTCCCCTTAACAGTAGCGAAACGCTGTATTTATCACTAAAATCATACGACGTTTTACCATAAACTGAAAACAGGTTATGGCGTGTTTTATCTAAAAACTTAAATAATAGATTGGCGGGAAAAGACGTTGGGTTGAGGTTATTATCAATAAGATTTAGCTTGATAAAATCATTTACCCCTCTATAAGCATAAGCATAGTTGTATTTTGAAAGATCCCATTGGATGGCTTGTCCTCCTACTATTTGCAAATGGTCTGATCCAAAATGCTTGTTATAGGAGATCACATTTTCAAAAATAAGTCTTTGATTATAGCCAAAATAATTTGAGGCATAACTATTTCCTTCCATCAATGGCCTTGCATAAAAGATATCCCTTGTACCCTCGTTATAGTCGACGGATATTCCGGAAGAGATTTTTACATTTTTAAAATTAACAGATATCTTACCGTATCCATCCAGAAGCGTATTGATGTTATCATCATACCCTTTACCAAATTGGGCAAGGTATTGCTGGTATACCTCCTTGTTAGGCGAAAGTGGCATTGCCAATGAGGGAAGATAATTTGTTTGCGCAAATCGATCTCTTAAGCTTCGGTTTCTATCGCGCTGCAAACGATTAGCATTAACCATTAATGAAACATTAAGCCACTTCATGGGTTTCATGTTTACATTAAACATCACATTATATCGATTCAGACTAGTAGAATCGGCGACTCCCTGATTCCGCATATTACCTCCGGAAAACCTAAAATTAGCCCACTCGTTTCCACCGGAAAGATCTGCGGTGATGTTATGAACCAGCGCATTCCGATAATAATCATCTACCCAATTGGATGGGCCATTGTATAAGTTACTCGATGAATCACTCAGGTACTGAGGATAAATATCTTCATCCGAATATCTTCCATTTGAAGTAAATCTGTCATAAAACTGCTTTCTGAATGCATTTTCATAGCCTGAGTTTAAAGTAGTGACCTTTGGACTTGGGGCAAAACCTAAATAACTGTTAAAGCTAACTTGTCTAACAGGGCCCGCTTTTTTAGATGTTAAAACGATGGCACCGTTAGCGGCATTAGGTCCGTAAATGGCTACAGCAGAAAGATCGCGCAGTACTTTGATTTCAGCAATATTGTTCATATCAATATTGCTGAGCAGATTTGTTGCCGTACCTATACGGTTGTAATTGTTTAACTGGATATCGTAAGCAAAAGGATGTTCTCCGATAAGCGGTATTCCATCCAGTACAACAAGCGGCTGTTGTTTCATCACATCAGCCGGAGATAACAAAGGGCAGAAATCCCTCTGATAAACATATTCTGAACAGTTCCAGGCTCCCCGCTAGGTTCCTGAATATTAATCCCTGGTGCCTGCCCCTTAAGATACTGCTGCAGTGAAACAGCAGGGATCTTGGAGAGTTTGGATGGGGATACAGTTGTGCCTGTTTGCGCTATAACTTTTTTCCTCGCACTATTCTTTGAGGTATCAGTTACAGATTCCTTCAAGGGACTTCTATCCGGATTTTGCGCATACACATGAGAAAAACTAGCGCATAGCGATACACATAACAATAGTTGTAATTTAATATACATAGTATTGAATTAATAGAATTAGTCTGTTGAATTTTGATGAATACTTAGCTGACTTTGGAAGTCCCTATCTCTAGACTTGAGAATGAGTGTAAAAATTTGTTCATGGTTTGTTTGTTTTTTGGTTTGTTTTTTGGTTTGTTTTTTTTTGGTTTGGCCGGTTGGTTTATATGAGTTTTAACTCTTGCACTTTCTTATGGATTAAGAGATGCATACATACAAATTGCAGCAGTCAAGCTCAAGATTTTTCATGCAGATGCCATTGAAAATCTTGCATACTATCTTGCTGACGAACCACCGCTTTCGTCGACACCTGTATCAGCACAGGAAATTGTTGTTATTGTCCGCAATAGCGAACAAGGCAATAATGAGCGTATCTTTTATCAATTGTTAAAGGGTTAAATGTTTTACTAAAACTAAGATAACCCTTTAAAACTAGCTAGAGAACCAAGAACTTAGCGATTAAGGAAATGGCATACACGAGTCAGAATTCAGATGTTCTCCTCTTGAATATTTGTCCTTCATTTTTGTTCTTTACTTATTTATTTAATGAATTCACTAAAGTTTTCAAGTAATTTTTCAGATCATGGTAATTACGAATTATCATATTTCAAAATTTGCAGAAATTAAGGAAAGAAGTTCTGAAATAGTAGTTGTAAATGGAATACGTTGACTACTTGCTAATTCTATAAACTTATTTTTTTTATCAATTATTTTAATAAAATCTTTATTTATCAAATACGATTGATTTACCCGAATAAATAATAAAGGGTTTAATTCCTGAGAGATTTTTTTCAAGGATTTGCAAACCACTAGTTCTTCGCCATTATTTAGAAAGATACTTGTATAACAATTATCAGATTTACAGTAAAGAATATCTGAACAAGAAACTAACCTGAGTGATTCTTGAGAAGAAACCATTAATTTTTTCATGAGATGCTGATTGATTATATAGGAGATAATTTGACTATTATATTGACGCACATTGATCTATAGCAGCATGAACCTACTCCGAATTTTTAGCAACAAGGTGCATAAATATTGGATGGGCTGATGTCTACGGCGCTATGGTGCGATACATTTTTCTTATCGCAAGCCGACGACTTCCCCTGTCTTCATTGTTAACCAGTAACTCACTAGTCCTTAACGAGCTCAATATTTCACCTGCATGAAGCTCAATACCAGGTGCCTTGTCAGGATAAATTTCAAACAGCACAGGGGCTGTAAACGATAATGTACTTGCGAGGTATAAGTAGAATCCGGCTTCCAATATGTGGTTTGGTCACTATTGCCATAATTCACTACACACCAATTTTACTTCTTCGTGGAATGACCTTAACAATTGTCTTCCTATACTTAAGTTGGTGTAATCTATACAAGCCAGATTTGGTGCAATTTTGATAAACACTTAGCTGACTTTGGAAGTCTCTATGTCTGGACTTGAGAATGAGTGTAAAAATTTATTCATAGTTTGTTTTTTGGTTTGTTTTTTTTTGCCGCTTGGCTTCTATTACTTTTAACTCTTGCACTTTTCTTATGGATTAGGAGATGCATACAGATTGTAGCAGTCAAGCTCAAGATTTTCCATGCAGATGCCATTGAAAATCTTGCATACTATCTTGCTGATGAACCACCGCTTTGGTCGACTCCCGTGTCAGCACAGAAAACTGTGCTTTCTGTCCACGATAGGGAACAAGGCAATAATGAGCGTATTTTTTATCAATTGTTAAAGGGTTAAGTGTTTTACTAAAACTAAGATAGCCCTTTAAAATCAGCTAGAGAACCATGTACTTAAAGATTAAGGAAATGGTACATTTGGGTAAGAATTTAGAGGTTCTTTTCTTGAATATTTCCCTTCATTTTTGTTCATTGCTTATTTATTTAATGAATTCACTAAAGTTTTCAAGCAATTTTTCGGATCCTGGTAATTACGCATTATCATATTTCAAAATTTGCAAAAATTAAGGAAAGAAGTTCTGCTATAGTTTTTGTAAATGGAATACGTTGACTACTTACTAATTCTATAAACTTATTTCTTTTATCAATTATTTTAATAAAATCTTTATTTATCAAATACGATTGATTTACCCGAATAAATAATAAAGAATCTAATTCCTGAGAGATTTTCTTCAAGGATTTGCAAACCACTAATTCTTCGCCATTATCCAGAAAGATACTGGTATAACAATTATCAGATTTGCAGAAAATAATATCCGAACAAGAGACTAGCCTGAGTGATTCTTGAGAAGAAATCATTAATTTTTTCATGAGATACTTATTGATTATATGAGAGATGAATTGATTGTTAAATTGGCGATATCAGATAGCAGGCATTTTGGGAATTTACAATGTAAACTCCCTTTTTATACCTGTACTGTTACAATATTCCTTTTACTTCAAAAACAGCTGCATATTTCGAAGGACGATTCGCAGGAACCTTAAATGTCAGCTTTTCATCCGTTTGCTTAAAAGCTACTTTTTTGCCATCCATCATTTTTATCGACCTGATCTTATTAGGCGACTGGTTTGATTTTAAACCTAATGTTGGAAGGCTAATCTCACCTTCAGTTGGATTCAATACAAAAACATACAAAATATTGCCTTTAGTTGTAAATCTGACTTCATCATTTCCATAAAGCGGACTTTTAACTGTACGTTGATTAAATTGCTCAGATTCGTTTTGCTTTTTCAGCGCTTCCAGATCGGCATTGGCAATATTACTGGCACGTTTTAAAATCGAATTCAAATTATCTCCATATACCTTCCAGGGTTTACTTGCATAAATTGCTGCACTGTTTTTATTTACCCAGGCGCCCACTTCATCAAGAATTGCCTTTTCATCAGTAGAAAGGCTTCCATTGGGTAATAGTTCTACATTGAGCAATAAATTCCCATTTTTACTGTTCACATCTGCCATCATTTCAATAATCGTGCGGGCGTTATGAACCATTTCTCTGTCCTTTTTATAGAGCCATCCGCTACTGGTCGTAATGATACCTTGCCAAGGTTTTGGGTTAATATCATTCGAAGTTCCACACTCAATATCTTTTACGATAGCATCATCATCAGCAATTTTACCTGCAACAACCGCCATGATTTTACCATTTTTCTTCAGGCTGTTTTCAAATAAAGTGCGACTAACTTCTTTTCCAGGAGCGCCATAAGGGAAACCGTAGCCGTCATACCAAATCATATCCACATCATATTTGGTCACCAATTCCTTGTGACGCAATACCCATGTTTTTTTCATCTCAGCAATCCATTCAGGAGTCCTTTTGGCAGGTGGTAATCCATACAAATCGGC contains the following coding sequences:
- a CDS encoding SusC/RagA family TonB-linked outer membrane protein, with the protein product MKIKIILGVLVCIGLISPNLKAQTKNVKLKGIVIDEGTKQPVPSVSLVTGNPSKTVGFSDGKGHFSVDLPVGITVEFRYIGYRPQKLKVSVEQLNLSIKLKELTQNMDEVVVRGFVARSKELTTGSSFTVKAEELQDVPVANIEQLLQGKVPGLNIQNNTGAPGFRGTTQLRGLSTLQVSNSNNETFLQPTSPLYVIDGIPIDADKASEMGFDLQGPGISPLSLIPQEDVESIEILRDAQATALYGSRAAYGVIIINTKRGHSKIPRVRYTNNFFVSTPPALRKTLGGNDERAVKLQQIYGNALSFDDIIRISKTPLLSDSLNNYYNNSTNWQSIFYRTTYNQTHNLAIDGGDEKFNYKANMGYFANKGILKNTGFSRYTLNMNAELRPNDRFRFTTFLSGGIGKQQKGDGLGFLQRGVADNAQASSLLPGPSFYQSSGGVVSALETLNDNATRNIRTSIDAEYSILPGLKLVSTVNYSFSSDIEDTFTPAAANNQFSQVYGFNGRSTSLYNRNMLNYNVTFKEKHSLYVSVANDINEQRGQTSAIRQARTPNDQFQGPLGFDAYSSRGGGVLSYNRAKLASFWASASYDFMRKYILDLAYRIDGTSSSGLDNPYSKNPSIGLRWNFGKENWMSNLDWLNSGSIRLSWGKNITPTGSLQSIYGKYNIGSNYNNQQSIGVDFGSIPNPDLKPKSREMYNLGLDFSLFKGKADLNFDAYFSEIKNELYSRSMSNTIGFGNLPSNETGMVNYGYEMYFAIRPLSDKSPFKLNLSFNGAWNNNILTRLPEGYNGQNIVFADGDGQHTILRVGRNTLSNYLLINQGVFSQDSDVPVDPVSGLRYQTGQRFYTAGDPNIRDVNGDYIMDRNDYQITGNSQPLLTGGMSANLSYKGLGINIYASYTAKRTILNNALASRLSIMNNPFGTNAVVSLPDVDMWRKPGDIAKYPYAFDYNRYGTIRPFRYDQNLWEEDGTYLKINNVTLFYSFPKEFAKRLGISNLRVQMSASNIITFSGYSGPNPENVTALGRDLSAGYPNSRDYIFGINLDF
- a CDS encoding DUF5007 domain-containing protein, which produces MCFNHNIHRVLKRKGNWLLIAVPFILSLSGCKKLFEVPAEKEYISNNISYGSKFYEPVLGRTALMGTLNADNSTQPLTFSIVNARFGDGRPMTDLFKTKEVWVWTAAYDGKEKSLEEINSKRKKELKPLFEVRTSGQLILWSSATDDLVEARKADSTNFPQNRRYFDVKVSNVGGEVIVKDLELKLWRERPYEPSSDFNPYTGKIAKNPVDFLDPFNKLDYIRPSRLSNIIGKSIRKELSSGDVAVYIRPFSGGNGHSLRFKFLDKDAVAINPAKFNETKWDQLIHGFNREMTKEYVQYDVAYPIPLVNIATPYASGGKANVNFSYSRLGFGGARQVGTIGLDFNIYREGDWEIVFQFRNDNPKFEDE
- a CDS encoding fasciclin domain-containing protein codes for the protein MGINHFRKQLFLIGLTAISIIACQRDAGFYDHEALSQTVPVNTYDYLKSKKGIFDSMVLVIDRLGLKQTLNDSSITVFAVTNNSFRLAVNNLNNTRKIAGKSPLNLSNMDYIQLDTIITQYIMRGKYPTDSMQNQDGLLLSGVRYGYQMNARLTTAATSGFQNGGPKTINYSDTKWSQFQRNWATTSTSSSNILTTNGVVHTISQDHIAGFQDFVKRFTLTFPPKNYIQMYGGKQTVSAEAPDKPYPEKSYFMVDGSVTTKFFNPTALQTKPFWSNIEFSVPRICNAYALSSANDNPGRNPKAWNLQGSQDMLNWEMLDQQSNQNFPEFFLQKVYRFENTKAYKHYRLNITENNGSGIELQIAEYVLGFKL
- a CDS encoding RagB/SusD family nutrient uptake outer membrane protein, which codes for MKRNLNHKNYNPVKSALAIGVAIILMLMGSCKKVVDVKSTRAVAEVNMWNKLEDTRAALLGIYGLTRAAMVENNAHWIYGDVRGKQFVSPTRQDLKAVIDNRLTASYKTLDQLSNWRRWYAVINAANIFLERVRDVKKADLRYTASNMEIDIAQARVLRAFAYFYMVRIWGNVPLIISSHDGSFENRAQNSGAEVLAWAEKEILGVVNVLPNKYGENDPKQPGLYYGENHGRWTGSLVRRISAYAVLAHIAAWQGDYIKVASNATKVINEIGSAEITLTDVNSLTSSNGFFSSKRQGHLLGFNSVYEHGEGGMSGHIEELTLAFPFVNKAIPDIYMSKDSILNTFNEKKDTRFGLDTLGRPTTDRYFYNFDGRYPIFSKIKVIMAGSASTSTTDAKFSFFSSIALFTRLEDIYLLRAEASSVLGDRQGAINDLNTIRSSRGLPNYSEVTNGLVIDAIFKERKRELIGEGHYWFDQVRYNKIRQNNSVFTELIKTGGIYWPVSEELLQQNKLLTQNQYWK
- a CDS encoding SusC/RagA family TonB-linked outer membrane protein; the protein is MKQQPLVVLDGIPLIGEHPFAYDIQLNNYNRIGTATNLLSNIDMNNIAEIKVLRDLSAVAIYGPNAANGAIVLTSKKAGPVRQVSFNSYLGFAPSPKVTTLNSGYENAFRKQFYDRFTSNGRYSDEDIYPQYLSDSSSNLYNGPSNWVDDYYRNALVHNITADLSGGNEWANFRFSGGNMRNQGVADSTSLNRYNVMFNVNMKPMKWLNVSLMVNANRLQRDRNRSLRDRFAQTNYLPSLAMPLSPNKEVYQQYLAQFGKGYDDNINTLLDGYGKISVNFKNVKISSGISVDYNEGTRDIFYARPLMEGNSYASNYFGYNQRLIFENVISYNKHFGSDHLQIVGGQAIQWDLSKYNYAYAYRGVNDFIKLNLIDNNLNPTSFPANLLFKFLDKTRHNLFSVYGKTSYDFSDKYSVSLLLRGDASSNAQPTSRWFFSPVLSAGWNIKNDLLSASENVSSLSLRLSAGRLGKLNTYDNFGQGPQYTADIGYTGNVTIPGFNGFATLARPYNFGWVGYGIPWAYTDQLNFGIDFGINNNRLQGSLDLYTKTDKKQLLGIPAHAEYGYKTSIEPGMSVNNKGAELLLSYAAFQSGSGGFSWTPSLNISYNANKLLALPGGLNEIIIGNSLLRVGESVDRYWLLTNEGVYNSVTEIPSVNGVPMQYTGTTMQAGDPKWKDQNGDNKINNTDKTLYGHNQPVVVGGLNNDFKYGKWSLNMNLYFNLGRSLMNQQMANTLDFINRDGEQTLESVKEITFWEKKGDRNDYPLYNPWSSVIPYRIDQNLFLENASFVKMRTLSLGYDLTSALGKGKIKSLYVYAMATNLFTITGYKGRDPELVPYTGYDTGYGLPIPRTYTLGLKMNL
- a CDS encoding TonB-dependent receptor plug domain-containing protein; translated protein: MYIKLQLLLCVSLCASFSHVYAQNPDRSPLKESVTDTSKNSARKKVIAQTGTTVSPSKLSKIPAVSLQQYLKGQAPGINIQEPSGEPGTVQNMFIRGISALCYLRLM